Proteins encoded within one genomic window of Citrobacter amalonaticus Y19:
- the csiR gene encoding DNA-binding transcriptional regulator CsiR produces MTAISHPTAIDGYRWLKNDIIRGIYQPDEKLRMSLLTSRYSLGVGPLREALSHLVAERLVTVVNQKGYRVASMSEQELLDIFDARANMEAMLVSLAIKRGGDEWEAEILARAHMLSKLEASDASEHLLDEWDLRHQAFHTAIVAGCGSQYLLQMRERLFDLAARYRFIWLRKTVLSVEMLEDKHVQHQTLTEAILARDAARASELMRQHLLTPIPIIQQAMTGKLRVEKS; encoded by the coding sequence ATGACCGCCATTTCCCATCCGACGGCCATAGATGGATACCGCTGGCTGAAGAACGATATTATCCGCGGTATTTATCAGCCTGATGAAAAACTGCGCATGAGTTTATTAACCTCACGCTATTCTCTTGGCGTTGGGCCGCTCAGAGAGGCGCTTTCTCATCTGGTGGCGGAACGGCTGGTCACGGTAGTGAATCAGAAAGGGTATCGGGTGGCGTCCATGTCAGAGCAGGAACTGCTCGATATTTTCGACGCCCGCGCCAATATGGAAGCGATGCTGGTGAGTCTGGCGATTAAACGCGGCGGTGACGAATGGGAAGCCGAGATCCTCGCTCGCGCCCATATGCTCAGCAAGCTTGAGGCAAGCGACGCCAGCGAACATCTGCTGGATGAGTGGGATTTACGCCATCAGGCCTTCCACACCGCCATCGTCGCCGGATGCGGTTCGCAGTACCTGCTGCAAATGCGCGAACGGCTGTTCGATCTCGCGGCGCGCTATCGGTTTATCTGGCTACGAAAAACGGTCTTGTCGGTTGAAATGCTGGAGGATAAACACGTTCAGCATCAGACGCTAACAGAGGCAATTCTGGCGCGCGATGCGGCACGCGCCAGTGAACTTATGCGCCAACATTTGCTGACGCCGATTCCTATTATCCAGCAGGCCATGACCGGTAAACTGCGGGTAGAAAAATCCTGA
- the gabP gene encoding GABA permease, whose amino-acid sequence MGQLSQSHDLGGGLKSRHVTMLSIAGVIGASLFVGSSVAIAQAGPAVLLAYLFAGLLVVMIMRMLAEMAVATPDTGSFSTYADKAIGRWAGYTIGWLYWWFWVLVIPLEANIAAIILNSWVPGVPIWLFSLVITLALTGSNLLSVKNYGEFEFWLALCKVIAILAFIVLGATAIGGFYPHAEVSGISRLWDHGGFMPNGFGAVLSAMLITMFSFMGAEIVTIAAAESDTPDKHIVRATNSVIWRISIFYLCSIFVVVALIPWNMPGLKEVGSYQSVLELLHIPHAKLIMDCVILLSVTSCLNSALYTASRMLYSLSRRGDAPAMMGKINRSKTPYVAVLLSTGAAFLTVVVNYYAPAKVFKFLIDSSGAIALLVYLVIAVSQLRMRKILLAEGGELKLKMWLYPWLTWLVIGFISFVLIVMLFRPAQQLEVISTGLLGLGIICTVPIMSRWKKLVLWQKTPLQNTR is encoded by the coding sequence ATGGGGCAACTGTCGCAATCACATGATTTAGGGGGCGGGCTGAAATCACGCCACGTCACCATGCTGTCTATTGCCGGCGTTATCGGCGCAAGTCTGTTTGTGGGTTCCAGCGTGGCGATAGCCCAGGCCGGGCCCGCCGTCCTGCTAGCCTATCTGTTCGCCGGGTTACTGGTGGTGATGATCATGCGGATGCTGGCCGAAATGGCCGTCGCCACGCCGGACACCGGTTCCTTTTCCACCTACGCCGATAAAGCTATCGGCCGTTGGGCGGGTTACACCATCGGCTGGTTGTACTGGTGGTTCTGGGTGCTGGTGATCCCGCTTGAAGCGAATATCGCCGCCATCATCCTCAACTCCTGGGTTCCCGGCGTCCCGATCTGGCTGTTCTCGCTGGTTATTACGCTGGCGTTAACCGGCAGTAATTTGCTGAGCGTCAAAAACTACGGTGAGTTTGAGTTCTGGCTGGCGCTGTGCAAAGTGATTGCCATCCTCGCCTTTATCGTCCTCGGCGCGACGGCGATCGGCGGCTTTTACCCTCACGCTGAAGTCAGCGGTATCTCGCGCTTGTGGGATCACGGCGGCTTTATGCCGAACGGCTTTGGCGCGGTGCTGAGCGCGATGCTGATCACCATGTTCTCATTTATGGGCGCTGAGATTGTCACCATTGCCGCCGCTGAGTCCGACACGCCGGATAAACATATCGTCCGCGCCACCAACTCGGTCATCTGGCGTATTTCAATCTTCTATCTGTGCTCGATCTTTGTCGTCGTCGCCCTGATCCCGTGGAACATGCCGGGACTGAAAGAGGTTGGCTCCTATCAGTCGGTATTGGAGCTGCTACATATTCCGCATGCCAAACTGATCATGGACTGCGTGATCCTGCTGTCGGTGACCAGTTGCCTGAACTCGGCGCTGTATACTGCGTCGCGGATGCTCTACTCCCTGAGCCGCCGTGGCGACGCGCCAGCCATGATGGGCAAAATCAATCGCAGCAAAACGCCTTACGTGGCGGTGTTGCTCTCAACCGGCGCGGCATTTTTAACCGTGGTCGTGAACTATTACGCTCCGGCAAAAGTGTTTAAGTTCCTGATCGACAGCTCCGGCGCCATCGCCCTGCTGGTGTATCTGGTCATCGCCGTTTCCCAGTTGCGGATGCGCAAAATCCTGCTGGCGGAAGGCGGCGAGCTCAAACTGAAAATGTGGCTCTATCCGTGGCTGACCTGGCTGGTGATTGGCTTTATCAGTTTTGTGCTGATTGTGATGCTCTTTCGCCCGGCGCAACAGCTGGAAGTTATTTCTACCGGGCTGCTGGGACTGGGAATTATTTGTACCGTACCGATTATGTCGCGCTGGAAAAAACTGGTATTGTGGCAAAAGACACCGCTGCAAAATACCCGTTAA
- a CDS encoding YqaE/Pmp3 family membrane protein, producing the protein MGFWRIVFTIVLPPLGVLLGKGFGWAFILNIILTLLGYIPGLIHAFWVQTRPSTLS; encoded by the coding sequence ATGGGTTTCTGGAGAATTGTTTTTACGATCGTTCTGCCCCCGCTGGGCGTCCTGCTGGGGAAAGGATTTGGCTGGGCATTCATTCTTAATATCATTTTGACCCTGCTGGGCTATATCCCGGGTCTGATTCACGCGTTCTGGGTGCAAACGCGTCCTTCAACGCTTTCTTAA